A DNA window from Etheostoma spectabile isolate EspeVRDwgs_2016 chromosome 22, UIUC_Espe_1.0, whole genome shotgun sequence contains the following coding sequences:
- the bambia gene encoding BMP and activin membrane-bound inhibitor homolog, translating to MDRQSSFLSIWLQLELCAMAVLLTKGEIRCYCDAPHCVATGYMCKSELNACFTKALDPLILNSPVTHGCLDPIVNAADVCSSSSRRADVLSSALTLECCHDDMCNYKGLHDLAHTRDATDHSRYQPDSNNRNLVTRVQELASAKEVWFRAAVIAVPIAGGLILVLLIMLALRMLRSENKRLQDQRQQMLSRLHYSFHGHHTKKGHVAKLDLECMVPVTGHENCCSDLRQDAAGRPGQR from the exons TTTCCATTTGGCTACAACTGGAACTTTGCGCCATGGCTGTTCTTCTTACCAAAG GAGAAATAAGGTGTTACTGTGACGCGCCACACTGCGTGGCCACAGGATACATGTGCAAGTCAGAACTGAACGCCTGCTTCACCAAGGCGCTGGATCCGCTCATTTTAAACTCTCCCGTCACCCATGGGTGTTTAGACCCCATCGTCAATGCGGCGGACgtctgcagcagcagctccaggcGTGCGGATGTGCTGAGCAGTGCCTTAACACTGGAGTGTTGCCACGACGACATGTGCAACTACAAAGGCCTCCACGATTTGGCGCACACCAGAGACGCAACAG ATCATAGCCGGTACCAGCCAGACAGCAACAACAGGAACCTGGTGACCCGGGTCCAGGAGCTTGCCTCGGCCAAGGAGGTGTGGTTCCGGGCAGCGGTGATTGCCGTCCCCATTGCTGGTGGCCTCATCCTGGTGCTGCTCATCATGCTGGCGCTGCGAATGCTGCGTAGCGAGAACAAGCGGCTGCAGGACCAGCGGCAACAGATGCTGTCGCGGCTACACTACAGCTTCCATGGCCACCACACCAAGAAGGGCCATGTGGCAAAGCTGGACCTGGAGTGCATGGTGCCCGTCACGGGCCACGAGAACTGCTGTTCTGACCTGCGACAAGATGCGGCAGGCCGACCTGGGCAACGATAA